The following are from one region of the Mauremys reevesii isolate NIE-2019 linkage group 2, ASM1616193v1, whole genome shotgun sequence genome:
- the LRRC14 gene encoding leucine-rich repeat-containing protein 14 isoform X1, which translates to MQQWFCEAGALTCCLPAAMHSLVFLCAQKVVSHHSTVRGALEFIPKELYPVLFKAAFMDKRTLVLQDLVQTWPFPVLSFQKLLRKCQHCDRALLQEKPNKLCVQTVILGVVAYLNEALEDRLHSQSKRQRLQVLDMTGLQDDGIDQGPESMSLWSRTVTLAKACVDVSKHQSKCTKRTSKRRKGPYSSSAALPPPQPVSVEVHVDLFVNSTSYGVLKDALQNNANSMLRLKCRDFRAEELPIASTVGLLEFLDPTGVRQVDLRFNNLGLSGLRVILPHMAKFTNLVSLKLPYSNIDVRRLSAGMEGSLHYFATQLSRLSCLKELNLGSSRLSGKLRQLLGDLQGPLESLELAFCYLLPNDLAYLSQSLHTPTLKKLDLSGNNLSDSLLQPFQHLLEEASSSLLHLDIMECRLMDIHLESLLPALCRCSQLRYLGVFGNPLSTRGLKNLLQRTMGLLYLQLVIYPYPVDCYSENLPWPPTSSNLLNGSVDEEKFSRVSAELQQMLLTASRTDAVWTTNLCRHNTLDYFNL; encoded by the exons atgcaacaa TGGTTCTGTGAAGCTGGGGCTCTGacttgctgcctccctgcagccatgCACTCCCTCGTGTTCCTCTGTGCACAGAAGGTGGTTTCCCACCACTCCACGGTGCGCGGTGCCTTGGAGTTCATCCCAAAGGAGTTGTATCCAGTCTTGTTCAAGGCAGCTTTCATGGACAAGAGGACTCTAGTGCTGCAAGATCTGGTGCAGACATGGCCTTTCCCAGTACTCAGTTTCCAGAAGCTTTTGCGGAAGTGTCAGCACTGTGACCGTGCTCTGCTCCAGGAGAAGCCCAACAAGCTATGTGTGCAGACTGTCATCCTGGGAGTGGTGGCCTACCTGAATGAGGCTCTCGAAGACCGACTCCACAGCCAAAG CAAGAGGCAGCGCCTGCAGGTTCTGGACATGACGGGGCTTCAGGACGATGGAATAGACCAGGGCCCAGAAAGCATGAGCCTGTGGTCCAGGACGGTGACCCTGGCGAAAGCGTGCGTTGACGTTTCCAAACACCAGAGCAAGTGCACCAAGCGCACCTCGAAGCGGAGGAAGGGCCCCTACAGCAGCTCGGCGGCTCTGCCGCCGCCACAGCCTGTTTCTGTGGAAGTCCACGTGGATCTCTTTGTGAACAGCACCTCTTACGGAGTCCTTAAAGACGCCTTGCAGAACAACGCCAACAGCATGCTGCGGCTGAAGTGCCGGGACTTCCGGGCTGAGGAGCTGCCCATTGCAAGTACCGTGGGGCTCCTGGAGTTCCTGGATCCCACAGGTGTTCGGCAGGTGGATCTGAGATTCAATAACCTGGGGCTGTCTGGCCTGAGGGTGATTCTCCCGCACATGGCAAAATTCACCAACCTGGTCAGCCTGAAGCTGCCCTACAGCAACATTGATGTGAGACGGCTCTCGGCGGGGATGGAAGGAAGCCTCCACTACTTCGCCACCCAGCTCAGTAGATTGTCCTGTCTCAAGGAGCTGAATTTGGGCTCCTCCAGGCTTTCCGGAAAGCTAAGGCAACTGCTGGG CGATTTGCAGGGTCCCTTGGAAAGCCTGGAGCTGGCCTTCTGCTACCTGCTCCCCAATGACCTCGCCTACCTTTCGCAAAGCCTTCACACCCCCACCCTGAAGAAGCTGGACCTCAGCGGCAACAACTTGTCTGACTCGCTTCTCCAGCCCTTCCAGCATCTCCTAGAAGAGGCCTCCTCATCCCTTCTCCACCTGGACATCATGGAGTGCCGCCTGATGGATATCCATCTGGAATCACTTCTCCCCGCCCTGTGCCGCTGCTCTCAACTTCGCTACCTGGGGGTGTTTGGCAACCCCCTCTCTACGCGGGGGCTGAAGAACTTGCTGCAGAGGACCATGGGCCTATTGTACTTGCAGCTCGTCATTTACCCCTACCCTGTGGACTGCTACAGTGAGAACCTGCCATGGCCCCCCACCTCCTCTAACCTCTTGAATGGTTCTGTGGATGAAGAGAAGTTTTCCAGGGTGAGCGCTGAGTTGCAACAGATGTTGCTGACTGCAAGCAGGACTGACGCCGTCTGGACCACAAACTTATGCAGGCACAATACCTTAGATTATTTTAATTTGTAG
- the LRRC14 gene encoding leucine-rich repeat-containing protein 14 isoform X2: protein MHSLVFLCAQKVVSHHSTVRGALEFIPKELYPVLFKAAFMDKRTLVLQDLVQTWPFPVLSFQKLLRKCQHCDRALLQEKPNKLCVQTVILGVVAYLNEALEDRLHSQSKRQRLQVLDMTGLQDDGIDQGPESMSLWSRTVTLAKACVDVSKHQSKCTKRTSKRRKGPYSSSAALPPPQPVSVEVHVDLFVNSTSYGVLKDALQNNANSMLRLKCRDFRAEELPIASTVGLLEFLDPTGVRQVDLRFNNLGLSGLRVILPHMAKFTNLVSLKLPYSNIDVRRLSAGMEGSLHYFATQLSRLSCLKELNLGSSRLSGKLRQLLGDLQGPLESLELAFCYLLPNDLAYLSQSLHTPTLKKLDLSGNNLSDSLLQPFQHLLEEASSSLLHLDIMECRLMDIHLESLLPALCRCSQLRYLGVFGNPLSTRGLKNLLQRTMGLLYLQLVIYPYPVDCYSENLPWPPTSSNLLNGSVDEEKFSRVSAELQQMLLTASRTDAVWTTNLCRHNTLDYFNL, encoded by the exons atgCACTCCCTCGTGTTCCTCTGTGCACAGAAGGTGGTTTCCCACCACTCCACGGTGCGCGGTGCCTTGGAGTTCATCCCAAAGGAGTTGTATCCAGTCTTGTTCAAGGCAGCTTTCATGGACAAGAGGACTCTAGTGCTGCAAGATCTGGTGCAGACATGGCCTTTCCCAGTACTCAGTTTCCAGAAGCTTTTGCGGAAGTGTCAGCACTGTGACCGTGCTCTGCTCCAGGAGAAGCCCAACAAGCTATGTGTGCAGACTGTCATCCTGGGAGTGGTGGCCTACCTGAATGAGGCTCTCGAAGACCGACTCCACAGCCAAAG CAAGAGGCAGCGCCTGCAGGTTCTGGACATGACGGGGCTTCAGGACGATGGAATAGACCAGGGCCCAGAAAGCATGAGCCTGTGGTCCAGGACGGTGACCCTGGCGAAAGCGTGCGTTGACGTTTCCAAACACCAGAGCAAGTGCACCAAGCGCACCTCGAAGCGGAGGAAGGGCCCCTACAGCAGCTCGGCGGCTCTGCCGCCGCCACAGCCTGTTTCTGTGGAAGTCCACGTGGATCTCTTTGTGAACAGCACCTCTTACGGAGTCCTTAAAGACGCCTTGCAGAACAACGCCAACAGCATGCTGCGGCTGAAGTGCCGGGACTTCCGGGCTGAGGAGCTGCCCATTGCAAGTACCGTGGGGCTCCTGGAGTTCCTGGATCCCACAGGTGTTCGGCAGGTGGATCTGAGATTCAATAACCTGGGGCTGTCTGGCCTGAGGGTGATTCTCCCGCACATGGCAAAATTCACCAACCTGGTCAGCCTGAAGCTGCCCTACAGCAACATTGATGTGAGACGGCTCTCGGCGGGGATGGAAGGAAGCCTCCACTACTTCGCCACCCAGCTCAGTAGATTGTCCTGTCTCAAGGAGCTGAATTTGGGCTCCTCCAGGCTTTCCGGAAAGCTAAGGCAACTGCTGGG CGATTTGCAGGGTCCCTTGGAAAGCCTGGAGCTGGCCTTCTGCTACCTGCTCCCCAATGACCTCGCCTACCTTTCGCAAAGCCTTCACACCCCCACCCTGAAGAAGCTGGACCTCAGCGGCAACAACTTGTCTGACTCGCTTCTCCAGCCCTTCCAGCATCTCCTAGAAGAGGCCTCCTCATCCCTTCTCCACCTGGACATCATGGAGTGCCGCCTGATGGATATCCATCTGGAATCACTTCTCCCCGCCCTGTGCCGCTGCTCTCAACTTCGCTACCTGGGGGTGTTTGGCAACCCCCTCTCTACGCGGGGGCTGAAGAACTTGCTGCAGAGGACCATGGGCCTATTGTACTTGCAGCTCGTCATTTACCCCTACCCTGTGGACTGCTACAGTGAGAACCTGCCATGGCCCCCCACCTCCTCTAACCTCTTGAATGGTTCTGTGGATGAAGAGAAGTTTTCCAGGGTGAGCGCTGAGTTGCAACAGATGTTGCTGACTGCAAGCAGGACTGACGCCGTCTGGACCACAAACTTATGCAGGCACAATACCTTAGATTATTTTAATTTGTAG